A portion of the Algisphaera agarilytica genome contains these proteins:
- the proB gene encoding glutamate 5-kinase — MSSTDLRQSVIRDAKQVVVKIGTQLITGGTAKKALPAVDLDFIADVARQIAELADAGVQVTLVSSGAIGAGCVEMGLDKRPTDVAEQQAVAAIGQRALMTYWHDALAKHGLGVGQVLLTRADFDDRLRFLNIRNCVTKLHEMKCIPVLNENDTVAVEEIRFGDNDLLAALMCSALRAQVLLLLTSVDGLLDGSGKVIDRVDNVLDQLQHVRQDKSTWGSGGMQTKLEAARVVTESGELAVIASGKQPDIIRRVLSGEANLGTVFAPAVRSLDSRRRWIGLTARPAGAITLDPGAAEAISQKSKSLLAAGVRDLTGRFERGDVVMLRDPHGKEIARGLTNYSADELRLIQGKRSNQIAGILGKAAYKAVVQREHLVLLGA, encoded by the coding sequence ATGTCCTCGACTGATTTACGACAATCCGTCATCCGCGACGCCAAGCAGGTCGTGGTCAAGATCGGCACCCAGCTGATCACCGGCGGCACCGCCAAGAAGGCCCTGCCCGCGGTCGACCTCGACTTCATCGCCGACGTCGCACGCCAGATCGCGGAACTGGCCGACGCCGGCGTGCAGGTCACGCTCGTGAGCAGCGGCGCGATCGGTGCCGGTTGCGTCGAGATGGGCCTGGACAAACGGCCGACCGACGTCGCCGAGCAGCAAGCCGTGGCCGCGATCGGCCAGCGGGCGCTGATGACGTACTGGCACGACGCGCTCGCCAAGCACGGCCTGGGCGTCGGGCAGGTCCTGCTCACCCGGGCCGACTTCGACGACCGCCTGCGCTTCCTGAATATCCGCAACTGCGTGACCAAGCTGCACGAGATGAAGTGCATCCCCGTGCTCAACGAAAACGACACCGTCGCGGTCGAAGAGATCCGCTTCGGCGACAACGACCTGCTTGCGGCACTGATGTGCTCGGCCCTGCGGGCCCAAGTGCTCTTGCTGCTCACCTCCGTGGACGGCCTGCTCGACGGCAGCGGCAAAGTCATCGACCGCGTCGACAACGTCCTCGACCAGCTCCAGCACGTCCGCCAGGACAAGAGCACCTGGGGCAGCGGCGGGATGCAGACCAAGCTCGAAGCCGCCCGCGTTGTCACCGAATCGGGCGAGCTCGCGGTGATCGCTTCGGGCAAGCAACCCGACATCATCCGCCGGGTCTTGTCGGGCGAAGCCAACCTCGGCACCGTCTTCGCCCCGGCGGTGCGTTCGCTGGACAGTCGCCGGCGCTGGATCGGCCTCACCGCCCGCCCCGCCGGCGCCATCACCCTGGACCCCGGGGCCGCCGAGGCGATCAGCCAAAAGAGTAAGAGCCTGCTCGCCGCCGGCGTCCGCGACCTCACGGGCCGATTCGAGCGGGGCGACGTCGTCATGCTCCGTGATCCCCACGGCAAAGAGATCGCCCGCGGCCTGACCAACTACTCCGCCGATGAACTGCGACTCATCCAGGGCAAGCGGTCCAACCAGATCGCCGGCATCCTCGGCAAAGCCGCCTACAAGGCCGTGGTCCAACGCGAGCACCTGGTGCTGCTTGGGGCCTGA
- a CDS encoding 3-deoxy-D-manno-octulosonic acid transferase, with protein MGIGRDILYGAGALVTSPLWGISLLRTGKWRTDWAGRFGKAACGVAPDRGEQSTRKRLLIYGVSVGEVNLVRNLVAELEQVEGLELVIAASTNTGFARATALYADRHAVLRFPYDFSFAVNRFLDAVKPDAVALVELELWPNFMDACAERDLPVAVVNGRLTARSFKGYRKIRRLIGPAFAKVSFAAVQTADYAERFIALGTPEDRVQVFDTMKWDTAVVEDTVAGAEQLAEELGIDRSKPLVVAGSTAPGEEQLLLDACPPDAQLLIAPRKPEWFDDVIKAAPDAVRRTAKQPAPDGQRVFLLDTIGELRMAYSLADVCVVGRSFTGELYGSDMMEPIALGKPTIIGPHFSDFADTMKALTDAGGIVVSDRPSDAIAELLKNKTMAAELADAGRAVILSRQGSTKRHADMLLGLLQLESQTTPGH; from the coding sequence ATGGGAATCGGACGCGACATCCTCTACGGCGCTGGTGCGCTGGTCACCTCACCCCTCTGGGGGATCAGTCTGCTGCGCACCGGTAAGTGGCGCACCGACTGGGCCGGTCGGTTCGGCAAAGCCGCTTGCGGCGTAGCACCCGACCGCGGCGAACAGTCAACGCGCAAACGCCTGCTGATCTACGGCGTGTCCGTCGGCGAGGTCAACCTCGTCCGCAACCTCGTGGCCGAGCTTGAACAGGTCGAAGGCCTGGAACTGGTCATCGCCGCGTCCACGAACACCGGCTTCGCCCGCGCCACCGCGCTCTATGCCGACCGCCACGCGGTGCTTCGATTCCCCTACGACTTTTCCTTCGCGGTCAACCGGTTTCTCGACGCCGTGAAGCCCGACGCGGTGGCTTTGGTCGAGCTGGAGCTCTGGCCGAACTTTATGGACGCCTGTGCGGAACGCGATCTACCGGTCGCGGTGGTCAACGGCCGGCTAACCGCCCGCAGCTTCAAGGGCTATCGCAAGATCCGCCGACTCATCGGTCCCGCGTTTGCCAAGGTGTCTTTCGCCGCGGTGCAAACCGCGGACTATGCCGAGCGTTTTATCGCACTGGGTACACCCGAAGACCGGGTGCAGGTGTTCGACACGATGAAGTGGGACACCGCCGTGGTCGAGGACACGGTCGCGGGGGCTGAGCAACTCGCCGAAGAACTCGGGATCGACCGCAGCAAGCCGTTGGTCGTCGCGGGGTCGACCGCGCCGGGTGAAGAGCAGTTGCTGCTCGACGCCTGCCCACCGGACGCCCAGCTACTCATCGCGCCCCGCAAGCCCGAGTGGTTCGATGACGTGATCAAGGCCGCCCCCGATGCGGTGCGACGCACCGCCAAGCAGCCCGCCCCCGACGGCCAACGCGTCTTCCTGCTCGACACCATCGGCGAGCTGCGTATGGCCTACAGCCTCGCGGACGTGTGCGTCGTGGGACGCAGCTTCACCGGCGAGCTCTACGGCTCGGACATGATGGAGCCCATTGCGCTGGGCAAGCCCACGATCATCGGCCCGCACTTTTCCGACTTCGCCGACACCATGAAAGCCCTGACCGACGCCGGTGGCATCGTGGTCAGCGACCGCCCGTCGGACGCGATCGCGGAGTTGCTGAAAAACAAAACCATGGCCGCCGAACTCGCCGACGCGGGCCGCGCGGTTATCCTGTCACGCCAAGGCAGCACGAAGCGTCACGCCGACATGCTGTTGGGTTTGTTGCAACTCGAATCACAAACAACCCCGGGTCATTGA
- a CDS encoding CARDB domain-containing protein, with product MRHPDSILPLLIALAIAVVLHAALLPVGATMLSRSSTLPTQTELEIAITQSPESLVVGEDGTVSLEIINRGDANASNATWKLYWSDTPRLVENAPFHAEARDDPLPQTGFNEIAAGQSMQGSFQVTALEGHDGPRFIVATAKADNAAEVTASTSIWVESQTPAQIKIDSVDVAAKAYAGGTTSVGYTLRNSPFAGWAKGGWIDRVVLSPDEQVSGEDLVLLNVPRRRPLAPGQSSEVGPFDLRIPLGVAPGTYHIIVESGAPNAEPFVTPLRIEPATHPDLAPRNIKLSSGENQITVGEPTVLHFDVVNRSPLAAPDLLWGDRVYWSADDEVSDDDVMLISQPRGAYPGELPGGGAYRSGPHEFVISPEMVLSPTMYLIVVADDENDIAEGDYAGNNALAMPIVIKQEVEAEKPDELKLGRDDEPARVTVAWIAHDDFQELLARESVTLQPILQDKVDPTPNAPLERDPEDTGNPAVVAPPPAPPTPNPADAQTPASRQTADTSVDPVDTDNAGELPNAAPGAVDQTGDSTQDSPGIAQPNPTSPQSPPESPPTVASQEQGEKPTSAPRSDREVDPTTLIQAKSVRPGQVLVGPGIEIKTFRPQWSAAARFALPRNPKVVITFDPDGTVLEAAFITSTGFDNVDGPLLSSLYRWKATGKSLQEITKPFPIELTILLGDSDPPEEEKKEEGGS from the coding sequence ATCGAGCACGCTACCGACGCAGACGGAATTGGAGATCGCGATCACGCAGTCTCCCGAGTCGTTGGTCGTCGGGGAGGACGGGACGGTTTCGCTGGAGATCATTAATCGTGGTGATGCCAACGCGTCCAACGCCACGTGGAAGCTCTACTGGTCTGATACGCCTCGGCTTGTTGAGAATGCTCCGTTTCATGCCGAGGCGCGCGATGATCCTTTGCCCCAGACCGGTTTCAACGAGATCGCTGCGGGGCAGTCGATGCAAGGAAGTTTCCAGGTGACCGCGTTGGAAGGTCACGATGGGCCGCGATTCATCGTGGCCACGGCTAAGGCGGACAACGCCGCGGAGGTCACCGCATCCACCTCGATCTGGGTGGAGTCGCAAACGCCCGCCCAGATCAAGATCGACTCCGTGGATGTCGCCGCGAAGGCCTATGCCGGCGGGACCACGTCCGTTGGCTATACGCTGCGTAACAGCCCATTTGCGGGGTGGGCTAAGGGCGGCTGGATAGACCGCGTGGTGCTCTCGCCCGACGAGCAGGTTTCGGGTGAAGACCTGGTGCTTCTCAATGTCCCACGGCGTCGTCCATTGGCTCCGGGCCAAAGCAGCGAAGTCGGCCCGTTCGATTTACGCATCCCCTTGGGCGTAGCGCCGGGGACTTACCACATCATCGTCGAGAGCGGAGCCCCGAACGCCGAGCCGTTCGTCACGCCCCTCCGCATCGAGCCGGCGACGCACCCCGACCTGGCCCCGCGCAATATCAAACTTTCTTCGGGCGAGAACCAAATCACCGTGGGCGAGCCAACTGTGCTGCATTTTGATGTGGTCAACCGCAGCCCGCTCGCCGCGCCCGACCTGCTCTGGGGCGACCGCGTGTACTGGTCGGCGGACGACGAGGTGTCCGACGACGACGTCATGCTCATCAGCCAACCACGCGGCGCTTACCCCGGCGAGCTGCCCGGCGGCGGGGCCTATCGCAGCGGGCCGCACGAGTTCGTCATCTCGCCGGAGATGGTCTTGTCGCCGACGATGTATCTGATCGTGGTCGCCGACGATGAGAACGACATCGCCGAGGGGGACTACGCAGGCAACAACGCACTGGCCATGCCGATCGTGATCAAGCAGGAAGTCGAAGCGGAGAAGCCCGACGAGCTCAAGCTGGGACGCGACGACGAGCCCGCCCGCGTGACCGTCGCCTGGATCGCCCACGACGATTTCCAGGAACTGCTGGCCCGCGAGTCGGTGACGCTCCAGCCCATCCTGCAGGACAAGGTCGACCCCACGCCCAACGCCCCGCTCGAACGCGACCCCGAAGACACCGGCAACCCGGCCGTGGTCGCCCCGCCGCCCGCGCCGCCGACGCCCAACCCCGCCGACGCCCAGACCCCCGCTTCGCGCCAGACCGCCGACACGTCCGTAGATCCGGTCGACACCGACAACGCCGGCGAGCTGCCCAACGCGGCCCCCGGTGCCGTCGATCAGACCGGCGATTCAACGCAGGACTCGCCCGGCATCGCACAACCCAACCCCACCTCGCCCCAATCGCCCCCGGAAAGCCCGCCGACCGTGGCGTCGCAGGAGCAGGGCGAAAAGCCCACCTCCGCCCCGCGCTCCGACCGCGAGGTCGATCCCACCACGCTGATCCAAGCCAAGTCCGTCCGCCCCGGGCAGGTGCTCGTCGGCCCCGGCATCGAGATCAAAACCTTCCGCCCCCAGTGGTCGGCCGCGGCTCGCTTCGCCCTTCCTCGTAACCCCAAAGTCGTCATCACCTTCGACCCCGACGGCACCGTCCTCGAGGCCGCGTTCATCACCTCCACCGGCTTCGACAACGTCGACGGACCGTTACTGTCCAGCCTCTACCGATGGAAGGCCACCGGCAAAAGTCTCCAAGAGATCACCAAGCCCTTCCCGATCGAACTCACGATCCTCCTTGGCGATAGCGATCCGCCGGAGGAAGAGAAGAAGGAAGAGGGCGGATCGTGA
- a CDS encoding tetratricopeptide repeat protein — protein sequence MKHQRSHHEDIAQALDHAQLALAGNLLEDALRHVRAALELDPDHAEARVLEARIRLRRHEPRLALTALDNRDHAATANPDPTDSARPDVTMLRATALAAKGKIDLAVTLMESLAKDFPDDAGVLRALAGMQIKDDRKDDAAQTLMRVTELEPQDHAARRLRSDMLAGTDPVAALEALGKIDANNRGRAARLCRQSDRMAEAEMHYDKLLDTLNAEGTPGADLRREAADVAETMGENHKALDRLAGVIELGEPNDADAAEAWRRTGRLHLNAGRWGESARAYLNATRRCDEDAEAWAGLVTCAHIAGRKRLMNRADRKLRALTTREQRRNLLAKLYPHMVGAPDQVVPEAAQAHSPLQRLLADASVVMRKTAAKFPNRADVHYHRAVCDLSRGESADAGNWVQEALKINPNYAAAQTLAERVGVGSTDESESVFLPLEEDI from the coding sequence ATGAAACATCAGCGATCCCATCACGAAGACATCGCCCAGGCACTGGACCACGCCCAGCTCGCGTTGGCAGGCAACCTGCTCGAAGACGCCCTGCGTCACGTGCGTGCCGCGCTCGAACTCGACCCCGATCACGCCGAGGCCCGTGTGCTCGAAGCCCGCATCAGGCTTCGCCGTCACGAGCCGCGCCTCGCCTTGACGGCGCTTGACAACCGCGACCACGCCGCCACCGCCAATCCCGACCCGACCGATTCCGCCCGTCCGGACGTGACCATGCTCCGGGCGACCGCGCTGGCCGCCAAGGGCAAGATCGATTTGGCGGTCACGCTGATGGAATCGCTGGCCAAAGACTTCCCGGATGACGCGGGCGTCCTGCGTGCCCTGGCGGGGATGCAGATCAAAGACGACCGCAAGGACGACGCCGCTCAGACGCTGATGCGGGTGACCGAACTCGAGCCGCAGGACCACGCCGCCCGTCGGCTGCGTTCGGACATGCTGGCCGGGACCGATCCCGTCGCCGCGCTCGAAGCGTTGGGCAAGATCGATGCGAACAACCGCGGCCGGGCCGCCCGCCTGTGCCGTCAATCCGACCGGATGGCCGAAGCCGAAATGCATTACGACAAACTGCTGGACACCCTCAACGCGGAAGGCACCCCCGGTGCGGACCTGCGTCGCGAGGCCGCCGACGTCGCCGAGACGATGGGCGAGAACCACAAGGCGCTGGACCGCTTGGCCGGCGTGATCGAACTGGGTGAACCCAACGATGCGGACGCCGCCGAGGCGTGGCGCCGCACCGGCCGGCTGCACCTGAACGCGGGGCGGTGGGGAGAATCCGCCCGGGCTTACCTCAACGCCACCCGGCGATGCGACGAAGACGCCGAGGCGTGGGCGGGTCTGGTGACCTGTGCCCACATCGCCGGACGCAAGCGCCTGATGAACCGGGCCGACCGCAAACTGCGGGCGCTGACCACGCGTGAGCAGCGCCGCAACCTGCTCGCCAAGCTGTACCCGCACATGGTGGGCGCCCCCGACCAGGTGGTCCCCGAAGCCGCGCAGGCCCACTCACCGCTTCAGCGACTGCTGGCCGACGCGTCGGTGGTCATGCGTAAGACTGCGGCCAAGTTCCCCAACCGCGCCGATGTGCACTACCACCGCGCGGTGTGCGACCTGTCGCGTGGCGAGTCCGCCGATGCCGGGAACTGGGTCCAGGAAGCGTTGAAGATCAACCCGAACTACGCCGCCGCGCAAACCCTCGCCGAACGAGTCGGCGTTGGATCGACCGACGAATCCGAAAGCGTCTTCCTCCCTCTCGAAGAAGACATTTGA